Proteins from a single region of Harpia harpyja isolate bHarHar1 chromosome 14, bHarHar1 primary haplotype, whole genome shotgun sequence:
- the LOC128150670 gene encoding uncharacterized protein LOC128150670, whose amino-acid sequence MGAAITCGEKGCDRSFHLPCASRGECVTQFFGLYRSFCWEHRPEQAVKAKPGQNSTCIICLDPVEDNKSYHTMVCPACRHAWFHRSCIQKQAIHAGVRLCCLRCRNQDQFVMEMLAMGIRISKSFTEELETGWGQRSRDSLDLPDAGASRGSTLFPSFSSRQPSWESDQACGPVYQRHRRCNASKRLCPGGSEQAEEEGATAVLAWALVRGKAPGCPCAAVASVPARPGSRGLGWALAPGRLWAPRWPLLPQGWVAVPLTFLPPLAASRDNSELASPSTTSQAASGLSHSSLGYESSRPSTIKQAPLGPSCSSPVPESSSCSSHPGPDRIRYRSRLQRQAQKPYSQPGNHCRTSRVPAPSAESSAFGTASQLALGPSCRSPALGGSSPSTDRQMALGLFRGSPVPARSSCSSHPGPDRIRYRSRLQRRAQKPYSRPGRRR is encoded by the exons ATGGGCGCCGCCATCACCTGCGGGGAGAAGGGGTGTGACCGCAGCTTCCATCTCCCCTGCGCCTCACGGGGCGAATGTGTCACCCAGTTCTTCGGGCTGTACAG GTCCTTCTGCTGGGAGCACCGCCCAGAGCAGGCCGTGAAGGCTAAGCCAGGGCAGAACAGCACCTGCATCATCTGCCTGGACCCCGTGGAGGACAATAAGTCCTACCACACCATGGTGTGCCCAGCATGCCGACACGCCTGGTTCCACCGGAGCTGCATCCAGAAACAGGCTATCCACGCTGGCGTCCGCCTCTGCTGCCTGCGTTGCCGAAACCAAGATCAGTTTGTGATGGAAATGCTCGCCATGGGGATTCGAATCTCCAAGAG CTTCACGGAGGAGCTGGAAACAGGGTgggggcagaggagcagggacAGCCTGGACCTGCCCGATGCTGGGGCCAGCAGGGGCTCAacacttttcccttccttctccagcaGACAACCATCATGGGAGAGTGACCAGGCATGCGGACCAGTCTATCAGAGGCACAGACGCTGCAACGCCAGCAAGCGCCTTTGTCCGGGAGGCAgcgagcaggcagaggaagaggg TGCAACTGCTGTGCTGGCCTGGGCGCTGGTAAGAGGCAAAGCACCCGGgtgcccctgtgctgctgtggccaGTGTCCCAGCTAGGCCTGGGAGCAGGGGCTTAGGGTGGGCTTTGGCTCCAGGAAGGCTGTGGGCACCACGATGgcctctccttccccagggctgggtgGCCGTGCCGCTGACTTTCCTGCCTCCCCTCGCAGCCTCCCGTGACAACTCAGAGcttgccagccccagcaccaccagccagGCGGCATCGGGGCTGTCCCACAGCTCCCTGGGCTATGAGAGCAGCAGGCCCAGCACCATCAAACAGGCGCCACTGGGGCCATCCTGCAGCTCCCCGGTGCCTGAAAGTAGCAGTTGCTCCAGCCACCCTGGGCCAGACCGGATCCGATACCGCTCACGGTTACAACGGCAGGCGCAAAAACCTTACAGCCAGCCTGGAAATCACTGCAGGACCAGCCGTGTGCCAGCCCCGAGTGCTGAAAGCAGTGCCTTCGGCACTGCCAGCCAGCTGGCATTGGGACCATCCTGCAGGTCCCCAGCgctgggaggcagcagccccagcactgacAGACAGATGGCACTGGGCCTGTTCCGAGGCTCCCCAGTGCCCGCGAGAAGCAGCTGCTCCAGCCACCCTGGGCCAGACCGGATCCGATACCGCTCACGGTTACAACGGCGGGCGCAAAAACCTTACAGCCGGCCTGGAAGACGCCGCTGA